One Pseudomonas fluorescens genomic region harbors:
- the fliM gene encoding flagellar motor switch protein FliM: MAVQDLLSQDEIDALLHGVDDGLVQTDNAAEPGSVKSYDLTSQDRIVRGRMPTLEMINERFARYTRISMFNMLRRSADVAVGGVQVMKFGEYVHSLYVPTSLNLVKIKPLRGTALFILDAKLVFKLVDNFFGGDGRHAKIEGREFTPTELRVVRMVLEQAFVDLKEAWQAIMEVNFEYINSEVNPAMANIVGPSEAIVVSTFHIELDGGGGDLHVTMPYSMIEPVREMLDAGFQSDLDDQDERWVNALRQDVLDVDVPIGATVARRQLKLRDILHMQPGDVIPVEMPEEMIMRANGVPAFKVKMGSHKGNLALQVIEPIERR, encoded by the coding sequence ATGGCCGTGCAGGATCTGCTGTCCCAGGATGAAATCGATGCGCTGTTGCACGGCGTCGACGATGGTCTGGTACAGACCGATAACGCTGCCGAACCCGGCAGTGTCAAAAGCTACGACCTGACCAGCCAGGATCGCATCGTCCGTGGACGCATGCCGACTCTGGAAATGATCAACGAGCGTTTCGCCCGCTACACCCGCATCAGCATGTTCAACATGCTGCGCCGCTCGGCGGACGTTGCCGTCGGTGGCGTGCAGGTGATGAAGTTCGGCGAATACGTACACTCGCTGTACGTGCCGACCAGCCTCAACCTGGTCAAGATCAAACCGTTGCGCGGCACGGCGCTGTTCATCCTCGACGCCAAACTGGTGTTCAAACTGGTGGACAACTTTTTCGGCGGCGACGGCCGTCACGCGAAGATCGAAGGGCGTGAATTCACCCCGACCGAACTGCGCGTGGTGCGCATGGTGCTCGAGCAAGCCTTCGTCGATTTGAAGGAAGCGTGGCAGGCGATCATGGAAGTCAATTTCGAGTACATCAACTCGGAAGTGAACCCGGCCATGGCCAACATCGTCGGCCCGAGCGAAGCAATCGTCGTATCGACTTTCCACATCGAACTCGATGGCGGTGGCGGCGATCTGCATGTGACCATGCCGTACTCGATGATCGAGCCGGTGCGCGAGATGCTCGATGCAGGCTTCCAGTCCGATCTCGACGATCAGGATGAACGTTGGGTCAATGCGCTGCGTCAGGATGTTCTCGATGTCGACGTGCCGATCGGCGCCACCGTGGCTCGCCGCCAGTTGAAACTGCGCGACATCCTGCACATGCAGCCGGGCGATGTGATCCCGGTCGAGATGCCGGAAGAGATGATCATGCGCGCCAACGGCGTGCCGGCCTTCAAGGTCAAGATGGGCTCGCACAAAGGCAACCTCGCGTTGCAGGTGATCGAGCCGATCGAGCGTCGCTGA
- the fliN gene encoding flagellar motor switch protein FliN — MNDDMNAQDDQALADEWAAALEETGDGSQADIDALLAADAGNSSSNRLPMEEFGSVPKNNDPVTLDGPNLDVILDIPVSISMEVGSTDINIRNLLQLNQGSVIELDRLAGEPLDVLVNGTLIAHGEVVVVNEKFGIRLTDVISPSERIKKLR; from the coding sequence ATGAACGACGATATGAACGCTCAGGACGACCAGGCACTGGCCGATGAATGGGCTGCTGCCCTGGAAGAAACCGGTGATGGCAGCCAGGCTGACATCGACGCACTGCTGGCCGCCGACGCTGGCAATTCCAGCTCCAACCGTCTGCCGATGGAAGAGTTTGGCAGCGTGCCGAAAAACAACGATCCGGTGACCCTCGACGGTCCGAACCTCGATGTGATCCTCGATATTCCGGTGTCGATTTCCATGGAAGTGGGCAGCACCGACATCAACATCCGCAACCTGCTGCAACTCAACCAGGGTTCGGTGATCGAGCTTGATCGTCTGGCCGGCGAGCCGCTCGACGTGCTGGTTAACGGCACGCTGATTGCGCACGGTGAAGTGGTTGTGGTCAACGAGAAGTTCGGCATCCGCCTGACCGACGTGATCAGCCCAAGCGAACGCATCAAGAAGCTGCGCTGA
- the fliO gene encoding flagellar biosynthetic protein FliO, translating to MKRFLWALLALPLSVLAAEPSATTAAPAATAPMVTSGVAGQLTQLVFGLLLVLGLIFFLAWLLRRVQQAGPAGKGQVIELIGSRALGPRDRLLLVQVGNEQILLGLSPGTITALHVLKEPVEVPATSEKATPEFAQHLLKILGKDQKDTK from the coding sequence GTGAAAAGATTTCTCTGGGCTCTGCTGGCATTGCCGTTGAGCGTGCTGGCCGCCGAGCCGAGCGCAACCACTGCTGCGCCTGCCGCCACCGCGCCGATGGTCACCAGCGGCGTGGCCGGACAATTGACGCAGCTGGTGTTCGGTTTGCTGCTGGTGCTGGGCTTGATCTTCTTCCTCGCCTGGCTGTTGCGCCGGGTGCAGCAGGCAGGGCCGGCGGGGAAAGGGCAGGTGATCGAGCTGATCGGTTCGCGCGCTCTCGGTCCGCGTGACCGCCTGTTGCTGGTGCAGGTCGGCAACGAGCAGATTCTGCTTGGCCTGAGCCCCGGCACGATCACTGCGCTGCATGTGCTCAAGGAGCCGGTTGAAGTCCCCGCGACCAGCGAAAAAGCGACTCCGGAATTTGCTCAGCATCTGCTGAAAATTCTCGGCAAGGATCAGAAGGATACGAAGTAA
- the fliP gene encoding flagellar type III secretion system pore protein FliP (The bacterial flagellar biogenesis protein FliP forms a type III secretion system (T3SS)-type pore required for flagellar assembly.), with protein sequence MGAFRIVLTLALLLAAPLAFAADPLSIPAITLGTNADGAQEYSVSLQILLIMTALSFIPAAVILMTSFTRIIIVFSILRQALGLQQTPSNQILTGMALFLTLFIMAPVFDRVNNDALQPYLAETLTAQQAVEKAQVPIKDFMLAQTRTSDLELFMRLSKRTDIATPDQAPLTILVPAFVTSELKTAFQIGFMIFIPFLIIDLVVASVLMAMGMMMLSPLIISLPFKIMLFVLVDGWALIIGTLASSFGGVSP encoded by the coding sequence ATGGGTGCGTTCCGCATCGTCTTGACGCTGGCCCTGTTGCTGGCCGCGCCACTGGCGTTCGCCGCCGATCCGTTGTCGATCCCGGCTATCACGCTGGGCACCAACGCCGACGGCGCGCAGGAGTATTCGGTCAGTCTGCAGATTCTGCTGATCATGACCGCGCTGAGCTTTATTCCGGCGGCGGTCATCCTGATGACCAGTTTCACCCGGATCATCATCGTCTTTTCGATTCTGCGTCAGGCCCTGGGCCTGCAACAGACGCCGTCGAACCAGATCCTCACCGGCATGGCGCTGTTTCTGACGCTGTTCATCATGGCGCCGGTATTCGATCGGGTGAACAATGACGCACTGCAGCCGTATCTGGCCGAAACCCTGACCGCGCAGCAAGCGGTGGAAAAGGCGCAGGTGCCGATCAAGGACTTCATGCTCGCCCAGACGCGCACCAGCGATCTGGAGCTGTTCATGCGCCTGTCCAAGCGCACCGACATCGCCACGCCGGATCAGGCACCGCTGACCATTCTGGTGCCAGCGTTCGTCACCTCTGAACTGAAAACCGCGTTCCAGATCGGCTTCATGATCTTCATTCCGTTCCTGATCATCGACCTCGTCGTCGCGAGCGTACTGATGGCGATGGGTATGATGATGCTCTCGCCGCTGATCATTTCGCTGCCGTTCAAGATCATGTTGTTCGTGCTGGTCGATGGCTGGGCATTGATCATCGGCACCCTGGCCAGCAGTTTCGGAGGTGTCTCGCCATGA
- the fliQ gene encoding flagellar biosynthesis protein FliQ, which translates to MTPEVAVDIFREALWLTTMMVAILVVPSLLVGLLVSMFQAATQINEQTLSFLPRLLVMLVTLIIGGPWIVQTFMEYIIQLYKNIPMVIG; encoded by the coding sequence ATGACGCCGGAAGTCGCGGTCGATATCTTTCGTGAAGCGCTGTGGCTGACCACCATGATGGTCGCCATTCTGGTAGTGCCGAGCCTGCTGGTCGGGCTTCTGGTGTCGATGTTCCAGGCCGCCACGCAGATCAACGAACAGACCCTGAGCTTCCTGCCGCGTCTGCTGGTGATGCTGGTGACCCTGATCATTGGCGGTCCGTGGATCGTGCAGACGTTCATGGAATACATCATCCAGCTGTACAAAAACATTCCGATGGTCATCGGCTAA
- the fliR gene encoding flagellar biosynthetic protein FliR — protein MQSLLQLTDTQISTWVASFMLPLFRVASMLMVMPVFGTTLIPRRVRLYFAVAITVVITPALPPMPAVSPLDLSGLLLIGEQILVGAVLGFSLQLFFQAFAVAGQIVAIQMGMGFASMIDPTNGVSVAVIGQFFTMLVTLLFLSMNGHLVVFEVLTESFTTLPVGGGLMVAHYWELAGKLGWVLGAALLLVLPAVTALLVVNIAFGVMTRAAPQLNIFSIGFPLTLVLGLFIVWVGLADILNQYQPLATEALQLLRELARAR, from the coding sequence ATGCAATCGCTGCTTCAGCTGACCGACACCCAGATCAGCACCTGGGTGGCCTCGTTCATGTTGCCGCTGTTTCGCGTCGCCTCGATGCTGATGGTCATGCCGGTGTTCGGCACCACGCTGATTCCGCGTCGCGTGCGCCTGTATTTCGCCGTAGCGATCACCGTAGTCATCACCCCGGCACTGCCGCCGATGCCGGCCGTCAGCCCACTTGATCTCAGTGGCTTGCTGCTGATCGGTGAGCAGATTCTGGTCGGCGCCGTGCTCGGTTTTTCCTTGCAGTTGTTTTTCCAGGCTTTCGCCGTGGCCGGGCAAATTGTCGCGATCCAGATGGGTATGGGTTTCGCCTCGATGATCGACCCCACCAACGGCGTCTCGGTGGCGGTGATCGGGCAGTTCTTCACCATGCTGGTGACGCTGCTGTTCCTCTCGATGAATGGCCATCTGGTGGTGTTCGAAGTGCTCACCGAAAGCTTCACCACGTTGCCCGTCGGCGGTGGCTTGATGGTTGCGCATTATTGGGAACTGGCGGGCAAACTCGGCTGGGTCCTGGGCGCAGCATTGTTGCTGGTATTGCCCGCCGTCACCGCACTACTGGTGGTCAACATCGCGTTCGGCGTGATGACCCGCGCGGCCCCGCAATTGAATATTTTCTCCATAGGTTTCCCATTGACCCTGGTGCTCGGGCTGTTCATCGTCTGGGTCGGGCTGGCGGACATTCTCAATCAGTATCAACCGCTGGCCACCGAGGCCTTGCAGTTGTTACGTGAATTGGCACGGGCGCGCTGA
- the flhB gene encoding flagellar biosynthesis protein FlhB, whose product MAESESGQDKTEDPTEKRKKDSREKGEIARSKELNTLAVMLAGASALLIFGGMLAQELMDVMRLNFTLSREVVMDQGAMGRFLLESGLIALLAIQPVMITLLLAAVIGPISLGGWLFAAGSLAPKFSRMNPAAGLKRMFSFKAVVELLKALAKFLITLGVALVVLMSDVDDLLRIAHEPLDQAIIHSVLLVGWSTLWLACGLIIIAAVDVPVQLWEAHKKLLMTKQEVRDEHKDQEGRPEVKQRIRQTQREMSQRRMMAAIPDADVVITNPTHYAVALKYDAEKGGAPMLLAKGSDFLALKIREIAVANNVMLLESPGLARSIYYSTELDQEIPGGLYLAVAQVLAYVYQIRQYRAGKGKRPDPLKDDLPIPPDLRRDS is encoded by the coding sequence ATGGCAGAGAGCGAAAGCGGTCAGGACAAAACAGAAGACCCCACGGAGAAACGTAAAAAGGATTCCCGTGAAAAGGGCGAGATTGCCCGATCCAAAGAACTCAACACCCTCGCCGTGATGTTGGCCGGCGCCAGTGCTTTGCTGATCTTCGGCGGCATGCTCGCGCAAGAGTTGATGGACGTGATGCGCCTGAACTTCACCCTGTCCCGCGAAGTGGTCATGGACCAGGGCGCGATGGGCCGGTTTTTGCTGGAGTCCGGCCTCATCGCATTGCTGGCGATCCAGCCGGTGATGATCACGCTGTTGCTCGCCGCCGTGATCGGACCGATTTCCCTCGGTGGCTGGCTGTTCGCGGCCGGTTCCCTGGCGCCCAAGTTCAGTCGGATGAATCCCGCCGCTGGCCTGAAACGAATGTTCTCGTTCAAGGCTGTGGTCGAACTGCTGAAGGCGCTGGCCAAGTTTCTGATCACCCTCGGCGTGGCGCTGGTGGTGTTGATGTCCGACGTCGACGACTTGCTGCGCATCGCCCATGAGCCGCTGGATCAGGCGATCATTCACAGCGTGCTGCTGGTCGGCTGGAGCACCCTGTGGCTGGCCTGCGGCCTGATCATCATCGCCGCCGTCGATGTGCCGGTGCAGCTGTGGGAAGCGCACAAGAAACTGTTGATGACCAAGCAGGAAGTGCGCGACGAACACAAGGATCAGGAAGGCCGCCCGGAAGTCAAACAGCGCATCCGCCAGACCCAGCGCGAAATGTCCCAGCGGCGGATGATGGCGGCGATCCCCGACGCCGACGTGGTCATCACCAACCCGACCCACTACGCCGTCGCGCTCAAATACGACGCCGAAAAGGGCGGGGCGCCGATGTTGCTGGCCAAGGGCAGCGATTTCCTCGCGCTGAAAATCCGCGAAATCGCCGTGGCCAATAACGTCATGCTCCTCGAATCGCCGGGGCTGGCGCGTTCGATCTATTACTCCACTGAACTCGACCAGGAAATCCCCGGTGGCCTGTATCTGGCGGTGGCGCAGGTCCTGGCCTACGTCTACCAGATCCGCCAGTACCGCGCAGGCAAGGGCAAACGTCCGGATCCGCTGAAGGATGATTTGCCGATTCCACCGGATTTGCGTCGCGATTCCTGA
- a CDS encoding IS481 family transposase, protein MNTHKNARLTVSGRALLVQRALTEGLRVEEVAKAQGVSVRTAYMWINRYRTEGEKGLQDRSSRPASCPHATAPECLEKIIKLRRERKTYGEISKSLKVGHSTVGRILSRNGLNRLAYLDPPVAVIRYEYPQPGGLLHLDIKRLGRFNKPGHRVTKDRLKGRSYHVGWEFGHVAIDDHSRVAHCGLYPDQTARSACLALIRALRYYKTLGVKFERVMTDNGPCYKSMSFKRLCRRLRLKHIFTKPYTPGTNGKAERFIQTALREWAYARSYESSDQRATYLTPWLHEYNWHRPHASLSYLPPISRIASVNNVVGLHI, encoded by the coding sequence GTGAACACTCATAAAAATGCCCGATTAACTGTTTCCGGTCGAGCCCTTCTTGTTCAAAGGGCCCTCACAGAGGGTTTGAGAGTTGAGGAGGTGGCCAAGGCTCAGGGGGTCAGCGTTCGCACTGCCTACATGTGGATAAATCGCTATCGAACCGAAGGCGAAAAAGGTCTCCAGGATCGCTCATCCCGCCCGGCTTCCTGCCCGCACGCTACTGCCCCAGAGTGTCTGGAGAAAATCATCAAGCTTCGCCGTGAGCGAAAAACCTATGGCGAGATCAGCAAGTCTTTGAAGGTGGGACATAGCACGGTAGGCAGAATATTGAGCCGCAACGGACTCAACCGTTTGGCTTATCTAGATCCGCCAGTTGCCGTCATTCGCTACGAATACCCTCAGCCGGGGGGCTTGCTGCACTTGGATATCAAGAGGCTGGGGCGCTTTAACAAACCTGGTCATCGAGTAACAAAAGACCGTCTGAAAGGTCGTTCTTACCATGTGGGTTGGGAATTTGGACATGTTGCCATCGACGACCACAGTCGAGTGGCGCACTGTGGTTTATACCCGGACCAAACCGCTCGTAGCGCCTGCCTCGCGCTGATCCGGGCCCTGCGTTACTACAAAACGCTTGGCGTGAAATTCGAGCGGGTAATGACCGATAACGGCCCTTGCTACAAATCCATGAGCTTCAAGCGCCTGTGCCGGCGGCTACGGCTTAAGCACATCTTTACCAAGCCTTACACGCCGGGCACGAATGGCAAGGCAGAGCGATTTATACAGACCGCTCTGCGCGAATGGGCCTACGCCAGAAGTTATGAAAGCTCAGATCAACGCGCGACCTATCTGACGCCTTGGTTGCACGAGTACAACTGGCATCGCCCGCATGCCAGTTTGAGTTATTTACCACCGATTAGCCGAATAGCATCCGTGAACAACGTGGTGGGTTTACACATCTAG
- the flhA gene encoding flagellar biosynthesis protein FlhA yields MDRSQLFNTARTNVADLSRGNLGVPLLLLVMLAMMMLPVPPFLLDVFFTFNIALSIVVLLVCVYALRPLDFSVFPTILLVATLLRLALNVASTRVVMLHGQDGHAAAGKVIQAFGEVVIGGNYVVGIVVFAILMIINFVVVTKGAGRISEVSARFTLDAMPGKQMAIDADLNAGLIDQNQAKSRRQEVAQEAEFYGSMDGASKFVRGDAIAGLLILFINLIGGMAVGIFQHNMSFGDAGKVYALLTIGDGLVAQLPSLLLSTAAAIMVTRASGSEDMGKQINRQMFASPKALAVAAGLMAVMGLVPGMPHFSFLSMAALAAGGAYLFWKKQNVAKVVALEEVKRQQELLPSPARAMETKELGWDDVTPIDMIGLEVGYRLIPLVDRNQGGQLLARIKGVRKKLSQDLGFLMPTVHIRDNLDLAPSAYRLTLMGVILAEAEIYPDRELAINPGQVYGSLNGINAKDPAFGLEAVWIEISQRAQAQSLGYTVVDASTVVATHLNQILYKHSSELIGHEEVQQLMQLLAKSSPKLAEELVPGVVSLSQLLKVLQALLAEHVPVRDIRSIAEAIANNAAKSQDTAALVAAVRVGVSRAIVQSIVGTESELPVITLEPRLEQILLNSLQKAGQGSEEGVLLEPSMAEKLQRSLIEAAQRQEMQGQPVILLVAGPIRAMLSRFGRLAVPGLHVLAYQEIPDNKQVTIVATVGPNG; encoded by the coding sequence GTGGATCGCTCTCAGTTATTCAACACAGCACGCACAAACGTTGCCGACCTCAGTCGAGGCAATCTGGGCGTGCCGTTGCTGTTGCTGGTGATGCTGGCGATGATGATGTTGCCGGTGCCGCCGTTCCTGCTCGACGTGTTTTTCACCTTCAACATCGCTCTGTCGATCGTCGTTCTGCTGGTCTGCGTGTACGCGCTGCGGCCGCTGGATTTTTCGGTGTTCCCGACGATTCTGCTGGTCGCGACGCTGTTGCGCCTGGCATTGAACGTGGCCTCGACGCGCGTGGTAATGCTCCACGGTCAGGACGGCCATGCCGCCGCCGGTAAGGTGATTCAGGCGTTCGGTGAAGTGGTGATCGGCGGTAACTACGTGGTCGGTATCGTGGTCTTCGCGATTTTGATGATCATCAACTTTGTCGTGGTAACCAAAGGCGCCGGGCGAATTTCCGAGGTAAGCGCGCGTTTCACCCTAGATGCGATGCCCGGTAAACAAATGGCGATCGACGCCGACCTCAATGCCGGCCTGATCGACCAGAACCAGGCCAAGTCGCGCCGTCAGGAAGTTGCCCAGGAAGCCGAGTTCTATGGCTCGATGGACGGTGCCAGCAAGTTCGTCCGCGGTGATGCCATCGCTGGCCTGCTGATTCTGTTCATCAACCTCATCGGCGGCATGGCGGTTGGTATCTTCCAGCACAACATGAGTTTCGGCGATGCGGGCAAGGTTTACGCCTTGCTGACCATCGGTGACGGTTTAGTGGCGCAATTGCCATCACTGTTGTTATCTACAGCAGCGGCAATCATGGTGACTCGTGCTTCCGGCTCGGAAGACATGGGCAAGCAGATCAATCGCCAGATGTTTGCCTCGCCGAAAGCGCTGGCCGTGGCCGCCGGTCTGATGGCAGTGATGGGCCTGGTGCCGGGCATGCCGCACTTCTCGTTCCTGAGCATGGCAGCGCTGGCCGCCGGTGGCGCGTACCTGTTCTGGAAAAAACAGAACGTGGCGAAAGTCGTGGCGTTGGAAGAGGTCAAGCGTCAGCAGGAACTGCTGCCGTCGCCGGCCCGCGCCATGGAAACCAAAGAGCTGGGCTGGGATGACGTGACGCCGATCGACATGATTGGTCTGGAAGTGGGTTATCGCCTGATCCCGCTGGTCGATCGCAATCAGGGTGGGCAATTGCTGGCGCGGATCAAAGGCGTGCGCAAGAAGCTCTCGCAGGATCTGGGCTTCCTGATGCCGACCGTGCACATCCGCGACAACCTCGATCTGGCGCCCAGCGCTTATCGCCTGACCCTGATGGGCGTGATTCTCGCCGAAGCGGAGATCTACCCGGATCGCGAGTTGGCGATCAACCCCGGCCAGGTTTACGGCTCGCTCAACGGGATCAACGCCAAAGATCCGGCTTTCGGCCTGGAAGCGGTGTGGATCGAAATCAGCCAGCGTGCGCAGGCGCAATCGCTCGGCTACACCGTGGTCGATGCCAGCACCGTGGTCGCCACGCACTTGAACCAGATTCTGTACAAGCACTCCAGTGAGCTGATCGGTCACGAGGAAGTGCAGCAACTCATGCAACTGTTGGCCAAGAGCTCGCCTAAACTGGCGGAAGAATTGGTGCCGGGCGTGGTCTCGCTGTCGCAATTGCTCAAAGTGCTGCAGGCGCTGCTTGCCGAACACGTGCCGGTGCGCGACATCCGCAGCATCGCCGAAGCCATCGCCAACAACGCCGCCAAGAGTCAAGATACCGCCGCGCTGGTGGCCGCTGTGCGGGTCGGCGTATCGCGTGCAATCGTCCAAAGCATTGTAGGCACTGAGTCTGAGCTGCCTGTTATCACCTTGGAGCCAAGGTTGGAACAGATATTGCTCAATAGTCTGCAGAAGGCAGGACAAGGCTCGGAAGAGGGCGTTCTGTTGGAGCCAAGCATGGCTGAGAAGCTGCAACGATCGCTGATCGAAGCGGCCCAGCGTCAGGAAATGCAAGGTCAGCCGGTGATCCTTTTGGTCGCCGGCCCGATCCGCGCGATGCTCTCGCGCTTTGGCCGCCTCGCCGTCCCCGGATTGCATGTGCTGGCCTACCAGGAAATACCGGACAACAAGCAAGTGACCATCGTTGCGACAGTAGGGCCCAACGGCTGA
- the flhF gene encoding flagellar biosynthesis protein FlhF — translation MQVKRFFAADMRQAMKLVRDELGADAAIIGNRRIAGGVELTAALDYKLSALAPRVPNMELEDELRKTQSRIVTAQAELSLRGEADGNSNRQIFAGLPLTAGLPLTAAEPLTEPTYAAPARPAPAPAQAAGGVDPRALDSMRFELNSLRELMEVQLGTLAWNQLQGSRPAQANLYRRLQRIGLSGPLSRDLLAMISDIEEPRQAWRMLLAHLARMIAVPEVEPLEEGGVIAMVGPAGMGKTTTLAKLAARYVLKYGAQNVALVSMDSFRIGAQEQLKTLGRILNVPVTHIDPGQSLVQALDPLLRKRVVLIDTAGLQASDPALRMQLESLAGRGIRSKNYLVLATTSQKQVLTAAYHSYKRCGLAGCILTKLDETASLGEVLSLAISHELPVAYLTDGPRIPDDLHLPRRHQLVSRAVSVQMQEEPSEEAMADMFADIYHSPTKQVG, via the coding sequence ATGCAAGTTAAGCGTTTCTTTGCCGCCGATATGCGTCAGGCCATGAAGCTGGTTCGTGATGAGCTGGGCGCTGATGCCGCCATCATTGGCAACCGCCGCATTGCCGGCGGTGTCGAGCTGACGGCGGCACTGGATTACAAATTGTCGGCGCTGGCGCCACGGGTTCCGAACATGGAACTCGAAGACGAGCTGCGCAAGACCCAGTCGCGCATCGTCACCGCCCAGGCCGAGCTGAGCCTGCGTGGCGAAGCCGATGGCAATAGCAATCGCCAGATTTTCGCCGGGCTGCCGCTGACCGCTGGCCTGCCGCTGACCGCCGCTGAACCGCTGACCGAGCCGACCTACGCGGCGCCGGCGCGTCCAGCTCCGGCCCCTGCGCAAGCCGCTGGTGGCGTTGATCCGCGGGCACTGGATTCGATGCGCTTTGAATTGAACAGCCTGCGCGAGTTGATGGAAGTGCAACTCGGCACCCTGGCCTGGAATCAGCTGCAAGGCAGTCGTCCGGCTCAGGCCAACCTGTATCGCCGTCTGCAGCGCATCGGCCTGTCCGGTCCGCTGTCGCGCGATCTGTTGGCGATGATCAGCGATATCGAAGAACCTCGTCAGGCCTGGCGCATGTTGCTCGCGCATCTGGCGCGGATGATTGCCGTACCGGAAGTTGAGCCACTGGAAGAGGGCGGCGTGATCGCCATGGTTGGCCCGGCCGGCATGGGCAAGACCACCACGCTGGCCAAGCTCGCTGCGCGTTATGTGCTCAAATACGGCGCGCAGAATGTCGCGCTGGTGAGCATGGACAGCTTCCGCATCGGCGCCCAGGAACAACTGAAGACCCTCGGTCGCATCCTCAATGTACCGGTGACCCACATCGATCCGGGCCAGTCGCTGGTGCAAGCGCTGGATCCACTGCTGCGCAAGCGCGTGGTGCTGATCGATACCGCGGGCCTGCAAGCCAGCGATCCGGCCCTGCGTATGCAGCTCGAAAGTCTTGCCGGACGTGGCATCCGCTCAAAAAATTATCTCGTGCTGGCAACCACCAGCCAGAAACAGGTTCTAACCGCCGCTTATCACAGTTACAAGCGTTGCGGGCTAGCCGGCTGCATTCTGACTAAACTGGATGAAACAGCCAGTCTTGGTGAAGTTTTGAGCCTGGCGATCAGTCATGAATTGCCGGTCGCGTACCTGACCGATGGCCCACGGATTCCGGATGATCTGCATCTGCCGCGGCGTCATCAACTGGTCAGCCGCGCCGTCAGCGTGCAAATGCAGGAAGAACCCAGCGAAGAAGCCATGGCTGACATGTTCGCTGATATCTATCACAGCCCGACCAAGCAGGTTGGCTGA
- the fleN gene encoding flagellar synthesis regulator FleN codes for MGSMHPVQVIAVTGGKGGVGKTNVSVNLSLALAELGRRVMLLDADLGLANVDVLLGLTPKRTLADVIEGRCELRDVLLQGPGGIRIVPAASGTQSMVHLSPAQHAGLIQAFSDIGDNLDVLVIDTAAGIGDSVVSFVRAAQEVLLVVCDEPTSITDAYALIKLLNRDYGMNRFRVLANMAQSPQEGRNLFAKLTKVTDRFLDVALQYVGAVPYDESVRKAVQKQRAVYEAFPRSKCALAFKAIAQKVDTWPLPANPRGHLEFFVERLVQQTAGPVL; via the coding sequence ATGGGCAGCATGCATCCCGTACAGGTGATCGCGGTGACCGGCGGCAAAGGTGGCGTCGGCAAGACTAACGTTTCAGTGAACTTGTCCCTGGCGCTGGCAGAGCTTGGCCGTCGGGTCATGTTGCTGGACGCCGACCTGGGGCTGGCGAACGTCGACGTTCTGCTGGGGTTGACCCCGAAACGTACGCTGGCCGACGTGATCGAAGGCCGCTGCGAGCTGCGCGACGTACTGTTGCAAGGCCCGGGCGGGATTCGCATCGTCCCTGCGGCGTCCGGCACGCAGAGCATGGTGCACCTGAGCCCGGCGCAACATGCCGGCCTGATTCAGGCATTCAGCGACATCGGCGACAATCTCGATGTCCTGGTGATCGACACCGCTGCGGGTATCGGTGACTCGGTAGTCAGTTTTGTTCGCGCCGCGCAAGAAGTGTTGCTGGTGGTCTGCGATGAGCCGACCTCCATCACCGACGCCTACGCACTGATCAAACTGCTCAACCGCGATTACGGCATGAACCGCTTCCGCGTCCTCGCCAACATGGCGCAGAGCCCGCAGGAAGGGCGCAACCTGTTCGCCAAGTTGACCAAGGTCACCGATCGTTTCCTCGACGTCGCTCTACAATACGTCGGCGCCGTGCCTTACGACGAAAGCGTGCGCAAAGCTGTGCAGAAGCAGCGTGCCGTCTACGAAGCCTTCCCGCGTTCCAAGTGCGCGCTGGCATTCAAAGCCATTGCACAAAAGGTCGATACCTGGCCGCTGCCGGCGAACCCGCGCGGCCACCTTGAATTTTTCGTCGAGCGTCTCGTGCAGCAAACCGCAGGGCCCGTGCTATGA